The Vibrio rhizosphaerae genome includes a region encoding these proteins:
- a CDS encoding HopJ type III effector protein, with translation MTFNELLDMIRTSPEQVDFSEVMRVIDEHYDFTPTRFSNGDVVNEAYENQGSCKIFSFAKLHQLSAEETLACFGDFYRQDVLQHPENQDHQNIRNFIRTGWEGVRFEGKALAAKSSRCH, from the coding sequence ATGACATTCAATGAATTACTAGACATGATCCGCACGTCTCCAGAGCAAGTTGATTTTTCTGAAGTAATGCGTGTGATTGATGAACACTATGATTTCACACCAACCCGATTTAGCAACGGAGACGTTGTGAATGAGGCCTATGAAAATCAAGGCTCCTGTAAAATCTTTTCTTTTGCAAAACTACATCAGTTGAGTGCTGAAGAAACACTGGCTTGTTTTGGTGATTTTTATCGGCAGGACGTACTGCAACACCCGGAAAATCAGGACCATCAGAATATCCGCAACTTTATCCGTACCGGTTGGGAAGGGGTTCGGTTTGAGGGGAAGGCATTAGCGGCAAAATCATCACGTTGCCACTGA
- a CDS encoding PAS domain-containing sensor histidine kinase, whose product MPSKTEKPILDADHETEEMKSIHPLRSRLGRRIIFILVLLSGTITFLATLAQLYFDYSKQFSNVDRRHQEIRNIHTHLLASSLWNFDLTILQQRVNGLINLPHIDYLEIQSDNYKISAGKPVTGKAVSHIYPLTFQDPITGKSEQIGTIRVESDIQQIYNSLLNDFLVILSINTIKTALVCYLILIVFHHSINQRIYAIVRYLRQYNPRHRAHPLRVYNYPVITQKNDELSLLCNETNKLTRNLTVLYQNIRFEQTRLADFAHVSSDWLWETDSALKLVYCSEAMLTALHLPENHRLAFHEIEQFQTATQLQQFLNGKQNFHHCEVVLNLNGHKMWLMFQAQARYDNEYNNFLGFRGTALNITELKSVQAELEQLNQSLEHTVQERTQDLAQSLKQLKQAQAQLIQSEKLAALGGLVAGVAHEVNTPLGIAVTATSIIEEVTEEFERAFRDQTLTTTQFVELTERMKSGSELLQSNLNRASKLIRDFKQTAVDQVSENRSQFHIHQVLMALITSMHPETRKIPVSPQLEGDETLTMTSLPGTLTQIISNLIMNSVIHAFEGDHPSPEIRIKFYAQDQHIIFEYQDNGIGVPHELHEKIFEPFYTSKRGHGGSGLGLNLVFNLVTQKLKGHLNFTSEPGQGVLYRIQLPKTLD is encoded by the coding sequence ATGCCATCAAAGACTGAAAAGCCAATACTCGACGCAGATCATGAAACGGAAGAAATGAAATCCATTCACCCATTACGGAGCCGTCTGGGACGAAGAATCATTTTTATTTTGGTATTACTCAGTGGCACAATCACTTTTTTGGCGACCTTGGCACAACTCTATTTCGATTACAGCAAACAATTCAGCAATGTTGATCGACGCCATCAGGAAATCCGAAATATCCACACGCACCTGCTGGCTTCATCACTATGGAATTTTGATCTCACTATATTACAACAGCGGGTCAATGGACTGATTAATCTGCCTCATATCGATTATCTGGAAATACAGTCTGACAACTATAAAATCAGCGCAGGGAAACCGGTGACCGGCAAAGCCGTCAGCCATATCTATCCGCTGACATTTCAAGATCCAATCACCGGGAAATCAGAACAAATCGGGACGATTCGCGTTGAGTCGGATATTCAGCAAATCTATAACTCACTGTTGAATGACTTTCTGGTGATTCTGTCAATTAATACCATTAAGACAGCACTGGTCTGCTATTTGATTCTGATCGTGTTTCACCACAGTATCAATCAGCGAATTTACGCGATTGTCCGCTACCTGAGACAGTATAACCCCAGACACAGAGCGCATCCCCTGCGCGTCTACAACTATCCGGTGATTACGCAAAAAAATGACGAGCTATCACTTTTATGTAATGAAACCAATAAATTAACGAGAAATCTGACGGTTTTGTATCAGAATATTCGCTTCGAACAGACCCGTTTGGCGGATTTTGCCCACGTCTCTTCTGACTGGCTGTGGGAAACCGATTCAGCTTTGAAACTGGTGTATTGCTCAGAAGCCATGCTGACTGCACTTCACTTACCAGAAAACCATCGTTTGGCATTCCATGAAATTGAGCAATTTCAAACAGCGACTCAGTTACAGCAATTCTTAAACGGCAAGCAAAACTTCCACCATTGTGAAGTCGTTCTCAACCTGAACGGACATAAGATGTGGTTAATGTTTCAGGCCCAAGCGCGCTATGACAATGAATATAACAATTTCTTAGGATTTCGCGGCACAGCACTGAATATTACTGAACTCAAATCGGTCCAAGCGGAACTAGAGCAACTCAATCAAAGTCTGGAACACACCGTTCAGGAACGGACGCAGGATTTGGCTCAGAGTCTCAAACAACTCAAACAAGCACAGGCGCAACTGATCCAGTCGGAAAAGTTGGCCGCACTCGGTGGCTTGGTCGCCGGGGTTGCGCACGAGGTGAATACGCCGTTAGGTATCGCAGTCACTGCGACATCGATCATTGAGGAAGTGACGGAGGAGTTTGAACGGGCATTTCGCGATCAAACCTTAACAACCACTCAGTTTGTTGAACTGACCGAAAGAATGAAATCGGGCTCAGAATTACTGCAAAGTAATCTGAATCGGGCATCAAAGTTAATCCGGGACTTCAAACAAACTGCCGTCGATCAGGTTTCTGAAAACCGGAGCCAGTTTCATATTCATCAGGTACTCATGGCATTAATTACCAGCATGCATCCAGAAACCCGGAAAATTCCAGTGTCCCCCCAACTCGAAGGAGATGAAACACTGACGATGACGAGCCTGCCGGGGACATTAACCCAAATCATCTCGAACCTGATTATGAATAGTGTGATTCATGCGTTTGAAGGTGACCATCCATCTCCGGAAATTCGGATTAAATTCTATGCCCAAGATCAGCATATTATTTTTGAATATCAGGATAACGGCATTGGAGTACCCCATGAATTGCATGAGAAAATTTTTGAACCGTTTTATACCAGTAAAAGAGGTCATGGTGGCTCAGGGTTGGGGCTCAATTTAGTCTTTAATCTGGTGACACAAAAACTGAAAGGCCACTTAAACTTTACCTCAGAGCCGGGTCAAGGCGTTCTATATCGCATTCAGCTGCCGAAGACATTGGACTAA